The region GCATATCACTTGATGATAAATGTGAGAATATAGATTTGACTTCGACTACATTAGTATGTCTAAGCACTTCTATTAATTCATCCAGATCCTCTGTCAAGAAGCCATGTCTATGCATGCCTGTATCTAGCTTGATATGGATAGGATATTCATAACAGTTGCGTTCTCTAGCTACTTTTAAGAATGCATTAAGCTCACGTACAGAATACACCTCAGGCTCTAAATCATACGCTATCATCGCAGAGAAAGCATTGATCTCAGGGTTCATCACGATAATCTTAGTATTCACACCTGCTTTGCGCAATTCTATTCCTTCATCTGCAAAAGCTACTCCTAGATAATCTACCTTCTCGTGAGCTAATAATTTAGCTACCTCATAGCTGCCATTACCGTAGCCGAATGCCTTCACCATGACCATCACTTTAGTCTCTGGCTTTAACTTTGAACGGTAGAAGTTAAGATTGTGACACATCGCAGTAAGATTAACTTCTAATACAGTCTCATGTGTTTTCTTCTCTAGCATCGTGACGATTCTATCAAAACGGAATCCTCTAGCTCCTTTGACCAAAATATTCTCATCGCTAAAATCATCTGCCGATACTTTCTGTAAAAACTCTTCAGTATCTCTGTATAGATAAGTATTCATTATTCCGATTAGATACTTACTAATGTGTTCCCCAATACCAATGACACGAGTTATCTGGTGTGTAGACAACAGTACTTTTAATTGACCATATATCTCTCCCTCCTCATATCCACTTTTAAACATATCGGATAATATCACAGTTTTAGATGTACTTACCTTATGCTTCTCTAGAAAGTCAAGAGCGATAGATAGAGATTGGTAGTCTGCATTATACGCATCATCTATTATCGTACAGTTATTCACACCGTTCTTTACCTGCATACGCAGTTCTACAGGATATAGTCCTTTGATACGCTGTACGATCTTCTCCGAGTCATATCCTAGATACGACATCGTGCTGATACAAGTCATTATATTGCGTACAGAACTAACATCTGTAAATGGAAGTTCTACTGAGTACGAATCTCTCTGATTAATAGATACGGTAAGAATAGATGAATGAAACTGTCCATAGACATTCGCTGACGTATCTGTCAAGCTCCAAGTATAGACAGAAGTAACAGGGCTAAAATATTCTAATAACAACTCATTCAGCTCACAGATAATCACCTCAGCATTCTGGAATAGTTTAGCTTTCTCACTCACTTTTTCTACTAATGAGCGAAAACCTTCTCCATGCTCTTCTGTAAGTGCTGTAAAAACTCCAATGGTTGGCTTGACAACCTTGGCAAGTTTCTCCATTTCACCCACAGTAGAAATTCCAACCTCGAAGATACCTAAGTTGTGTTTCTCCTCTATCCCAAATACAGATAGCGGAACACCCGTCTGAGAATTATAGCTCTTAGGGCTCTTGATGATCTTATACTCTTCACTTAGGAGAAAGTTTAGCCATTCTTTTACGACAGTCTTTCCTTTACTACCTGTAATTCCGATAACTGGAAAATCAAAACGATCTCTATGAAAAATAGCCGCACCCTGAAGTGCAGTTAATGTATTATTTACTTTAAAGAAAAGTACCCCTTCTATAGGACGTACCTTAGTCTGGTCAGAGATGACGATATATCTGACTCCTTTATTTACCAATTCTTCGATATAATCATGTCCATCATGATTACCTCCTTTTAATGCAAAAAATAAAGTGTGCTGATCATTTTGTAATGACCTACTATCTACGGATATATTCGAAATATCTACATATTCACTCTTACTGTTTCCTATAATATCTGCTCCAATGAATGAACAGAACGCATCCGTATTAAATTTCATTATTTTGCCTTATTTGATACACAAAGGTAAAGATAGTCATACCACTCTCTATCTATATAAAATCTTAAAAATTACATTTTATGTAAGACCAACCTTCTTCTTGTTTTTCGATGATATAAACTAATCCTGAGGCAACGAATCCAACATTCTCGATAATATCTGATTTCTCTATTTTACGAGCATTAATTGTATTCTCACACGCAAAGAATTGTATTCCTTTTTGCATCACTGCCTTTAGAGGCTCTCCTACCATCGTCTTACTTTTTCTAAGCATTCCGATACCAGGCCCATGCACGACTACTTGTATAGTTACATCCTCTTTCCAGTGATTTCTAACATTAGTTACATAAGTCATTAGTGCATTCTGTTCGTTAATGTTGTCTGTGTTTAATTGAAATACAACGTTGTGCTTTGTATTTTTCATAAGTATATCTATTTTTAAGTTTTGGGTTCTATTTTTTAAGTTCTATAAAACTACTAAAAACCACTCATATCGACTAATAAACTCTCACAAACTTTTCCTTCCATCCTCTTTAAAATTCTATTCAGATCTAAATCTATCCTTTCAAAAAAAGAAATTACTTTTTTTCGTTTTCAGCATAAATAAGTTCTTATTTATACCCTAAATTCACTTTCAATGTCTACTTTTTTTGAAAAATTACCCCAAAAACTATCTATTAGAACAATTTAACTAAAAAAAGAAATTACTTTTTTTATCACTCAAAAATACATAATGAATTAGTTATCAAAACAATACACCTAGAATGGTGGAAGTAGAAGTACTTTTGTCCAACAATACTCCTTTTATACACGTAGTATTCTCCTCTTATCTCAATGTGAAACAACATTAATCCTTACTTCTCATCCAACCTAACTTTATCCTACATTATATATAGCATAAACACAAAAAAGAAGTTCTGTGTATCCTAGGTTACATTTCTTCTCAATTTTAATCGAGAACTTTGTCTTACTAAATTAAATGTTATGGAATGGATATATGGCCCATGGCCTTGGTATGTAGGAGGATTATTCATCGCTACTACACTTATATTGCTTTTATTAATGGGTAAATCTTTTGGATTCTCCTCTAATCTACGCGCCATGTGCTCTATGATGGGAGCAGGGAAGAGTTGTGATTTCTTCTGCTTTAACTGGAAGGCTCAGACCTGGAACTTACTCTTCTTAGTAGGTACCATCCTAGGAGGATTCATCGCATACCACTTCTTGAGTGTTGAGCCTGCAGCTATACCTCTAGGCGAACAGACGATAGAGAAGCTCCATGCACTAGGTATAGAAAGTGCTGGCAAAGCATATATACCGACAGAACTATTCTCTAATGAAGTCTTTGGTTCTATTAAGTCTATCGGGTTCCTATTATTAGCAGGGTTCTTCGTAGGCTTTGGTTCTCGATATGCAGGAGGATGTACTTCAGGACATGCGATCAGTGGACTGAGTAATCTACAGTTACCTTCCTTAATAGCAGTAATTGGTTTCTTTATAGGAGGGTTAATTATGGTACACCTACTGTTCCCTCTTATTTTCTAATACAAATGATTAACAATATCTATATCAATAAGATACAATGAAAAAATTAGCCTATTTATTAGTCGGAATGCTTTTCGGGATAGGAATGTTTAAATCTGGAGCTGCATCGTGGTTCAGAATATATGAAATGTTCCAATTCGACAGTTTCCACATGTACGGTATTATGGGAACTGCGTTAACTATCGCTGTTGTCGCGACCTATATTATCAAGAAAAAAAACATTAAAGATTTCTCTGGTAACCCGATAGAGTTCACCCCAAAAGAGAAGAGTGTACCACGCTACCTAATAGGAGGTGTCTTTTTCGGATTAGGATGGGCATTAGGAGGAGCTTGCCCAGGGCCTATGTTTGCCTTATTTGGAGCAGGCTTTTTACCTATTCTGATTGCGATTATCGGAGCATTATTAGGAACTTGGTTCTATGGGTTGATTAGAAAATGGCTTCCTCATTAATACAAGATTTCTTCCTTAGTTTACAATACTTTTAATATATTGGCTTCAATAAAGTAAATCACAGCTAATAATCATTTGTTTATTCTTTTATGGAGCATATTATCAGAAATAAGTACAGTCCTATCTTTGAGGAAAAACTATTAGACGAAATCATAGAAGTATCAACGATAAAAGACTTTAAAGAAGGGGAAAAACTAATGGAGATAGGAGAATATATAAAAAAAATTCCCTTGCTATTAGAAGGAGCTATAAAAATCATACGAGAAGATCAGCGAGAAGGAGAAATAGTATTATACTATATAGAAGAAGGAGATACTTGTGCGATGACACTGACCTGCTGTTTAGGCGAGACTAAAAGTCAAGTACGCTCTATAGCTGAACGCAATGGTAGT is a window of Myroides oncorhynchi DNA encoding:
- a CDS encoding bifunctional UDP-N-acetylmuramoyl-tripeptide:D-alanyl-D-alanine ligase/alanine racemase, whose product is MKFNTDAFCSFIGADIIGNSKSEYVDISNISVDSRSLQNDQHTLFFALKGGNHDGHDYIEELVNKGVRYIVISDQTKVRPIEGVLFFKVNNTLTALQGAAIFHRDRFDFPVIGITGSKGKTVVKEWLNFLLSEEYKIIKSPKSYNSQTGVPLSVFGIEEKHNLGIFEVGISTVGEMEKLAKVVKPTIGVFTALTEEHGEGFRSLVEKVSEKAKLFQNAEVIICELNELLLEYFSPVTSVYTWSLTDTSANVYGQFHSSILTVSINQRDSYSVELPFTDVSSVRNIMTCISTMSYLGYDSEKIVQRIKGLYPVELRMQVKNGVNNCTIIDDAYNADYQSLSIALDFLEKHKVSTSKTVILSDMFKSGYEEGEIYGQLKVLLSTHQITRVIGIGEHISKYLIGIMNTYLYRDTEEFLQKVSADDFSDENILVKGARGFRFDRIVTMLEKKTHETVLEVNLTAMCHNLNFYRSKLKPETKVMVMVKAFGYGNGSYEVAKLLAHEKVDYLGVAFADEGIELRKAGVNTKIIVMNPEINAFSAMIAYDLEPEVYSVRELNAFLKVARERNCYEYPIHIKLDTGMHRHGFLTEDLDELIEVLRHTNVVEVKSIFSHLSSSDMPEYTDFTLGQIEMFTHNSDKLIHVLGINPIRHILNTSGIFNFSEYQFDMVRLGIGLYGVGNDREEMQQLTNVSTLKTRIMQIKEIKEKDSVGYGRRFRAEGKTRIATVPIGYADGVHRSWGPVGYVLVNGQKAEITGSICMDMLMINVTNINCQENDEVVIFGKDLPVTIIADEIKTIPYEILTSIALRVKRIFFVE
- a CDS encoding DsrE family protein, which encodes MKNTKHNVVFQLNTDNINEQNALMTYVTNVRNHWKEDVTIQVVVHGPGIGMLRKSKTMVGEPLKAVMQKGIQFFACENTINARKIEKSDIIENVGFVASGLVYIIEKQEEGWSYIKCNF
- a CDS encoding YeeE/YedE family protein, with translation MEWIYGPWPWYVGGLFIATTLILLLLMGKSFGFSSNLRAMCSMMGAGKSCDFFCFNWKAQTWNLLFLVGTILGGFIAYHFLSVEPAAIPLGEQTIEKLHALGIESAGKAYIPTELFSNEVFGSIKSIGFLLLAGFFVGFGSRYAGGCTSGHAISGLSNLQLPSLIAVIGFFIGGLIMVHLLFPLIF
- a CDS encoding DUF6691 family protein, yielding MKKLAYLLVGMLFGIGMFKSGAASWFRIYEMFQFDSFHMYGIMGTALTIAVVATYIIKKKNIKDFSGNPIEFTPKEKSVPRYLIGGVFFGLGWALGGACPGPMFALFGAGFLPILIAIIGALLGTWFYGLIRKWLPH